In the genome of Muntiacus reevesi chromosome 5, mMunRee1.1, whole genome shotgun sequence, one region contains:
- the HES2 gene encoding transcription factor HES-2 isoform X1 → MGLPRRAGDPAELRKSLKPLLEKRRRARINESLSQLKGLILPLLGRESSRYSKLEKADILEMTVRFLQELPASSGPTAAPTPSDSYREGYRACLARLARVLPTCRVLEPAVSARLLEHLRRRAASATPDGGRSGDPCGPPAPSPPPAPAPSPPEPPRNPGLWRPW, encoded by the exons ATGGGGCTGCCTCGGAGGGCAGGGGACCCGGCGGAGCTGCGCAAG AGCCTGAAGCCGCTGCTGGAGAAGCGGCGCCGCGCGCGCATCAACGAGAGCCTGAGCCAGCTCAAGGGGCTCATCCTGCCGCTGCTGGGCAGGGAG agctcccgCTACTCTAAACTGGAGAAAGCGGACATCCTGGAAATGACCGTCCGCTTCCTGCAGGAGCTGCCTGCGTCCTCCGGCCCGACGGCTGCGCCCA CACCCTCCGACAGTTACCGCGAGGGCTACCGAGCGTGCCTGGCGCGCCTGGCTCGCGTGCTACCCACCTGCCGCGTCCTGGAGCCTGCCGTGAGCGCTCGCTTGCTGGAACACCTGCGCCGGAGGGCGGCCAGCGCCACCCCCGACGGCGGGCGCTCTGGGGACCCCTGCGGCCCGCCAGCGCCCTCCCCGCCGCCCGCCCCCGCGCCCTCACCACCCGAACCTCCCCGGAATCCGGGTCTCTGGAGGCCCTGGTAG
- the HES2 gene encoding transcription factor HES-2 isoform X2 has product MGLPRRAGDPAELRKSLKPLLEKRRRARINESLSQLKGLILPLLGREELPASSGPTAAPTPSDSYREGYRACLARLARVLPTCRVLEPAVSARLLEHLRRRAASATPDGGRSGDPCGPPAPSPPPAPAPSPPEPPRNPGLWRPW; this is encoded by the exons ATGGGGCTGCCTCGGAGGGCAGGGGACCCGGCGGAGCTGCGCAAG AGCCTGAAGCCGCTGCTGGAGAAGCGGCGCCGCGCGCGCATCAACGAGAGCCTGAGCCAGCTCAAGGGGCTCATCCTGCCGCTGCTGGGCAGGGAG GAGCTGCCTGCGTCCTCCGGCCCGACGGCTGCGCCCA CACCCTCCGACAGTTACCGCGAGGGCTACCGAGCGTGCCTGGCGCGCCTGGCTCGCGTGCTACCCACCTGCCGCGTCCTGGAGCCTGCCGTGAGCGCTCGCTTGCTGGAACACCTGCGCCGGAGGGCGGCCAGCGCCACCCCCGACGGCGGGCGCTCTGGGGACCCCTGCGGCCCGCCAGCGCCCTCCCCGCCGCCCGCCCCCGCGCCCTCACCACCCGAACCTCCCCGGAATCCGGGTCTCTGGAGGCCCTGGTAG